From a region of the Campylobacter sp. CNRCH_2014_0184h genome:
- the ruvA gene encoding Holliday junction branch migration protein RuvA — protein MIVAIEGIVSKKEPTFVVLKTSSGVSYGVYVSLFCSSNFEKDQKVEFLITQIIKEDSHKLYGFLDINEQRMFELLIKISGIGATTAMALCSSLDTNTFYAALQSGDESVFKKVPGIGPKSAKRIIAELSDAKINIENSNQDQAQALAALLSLGFKQENILKVLRTCESKNTSELIKEALKKLA, from the coding sequence ATGATAGTGGCAATTGAAGGAATAGTGAGTAAAAAAGAACCTACTTTTGTTGTTTTAAAAACTTCAAGTGGGGTAAGTTATGGTGTTTATGTGTCGCTTTTTTGCTCAAGTAATTTTGAAAAAGATCAAAAGGTTGAGTTTTTAATCACGCAAATTATCAAAGAAGACTCTCATAAATTATATGGATTTTTAGATATTAATGAGCAAAGAATGTTTGAATTATTAATTAAAATTAGTGGTATAGGAGCAACTACTGCTATGGCGCTTTGCTCAAGCTTAGATACTAATACTTTTTATGCAGCTTTGCAAAGTGGTGATGAGAGTGTATTTAAAAAGGTTCCTGGTATTGGTCCAAAGAGTGCAAAAAGAATTATAGCTGAGTTAAGTGATGCAAAAATCAATATAGAAAATTCCAATCAAGACCAAGCGCAAGCTTTGGCAGCTTTACTTTCACTTGGTTTTAAACAAGAAAATATTTTAAAGGTTTTAAGAACTTGTGAGAGTAAAAATACTAGTGAGCTTATTAAAGAGGCTTTGAAAAAATTAGCATAA
- a CDS encoding type II toxin-antitoxin system Phd/YefM family antitoxin produces the protein MATFSKDEIYTATEVVRNFSTMLEKTKKSENGRVVIVKNNKFEAVLLSFEEYERLNEAVMLLEKIYKDKKG, from the coding sequence ATGGCTACTTTTAGCAAAGATGAAATTTATACTGCAACTGAAGTAGTAAGAAATTTCAGTACTATGCTTGAAAAAACAAAAAAGAGCGAAAACGGTAGAGTGGTGATAGTAAAAAATAATAAATTTGAAGCCGTGCTTTTAAGTTTTGAAGAATATGAGCGTTTAAATGAAGCTGTAATGCTTTTAGAAAAGATTTATAAAGATAAAAAAGGCTAG
- a CDS encoding D-alanine--D-alanine ligase, with amino-acid sequence MIYGVIFGANSYEHEISIVSAVVLKKVLKAQKKFIFCDKNKEFFLIDEEKMNAKTFSSGAYKKEKVLVLKQGGFFIKTMLGEKKLDIDVAVNIVHGKDGEDGKIAALLDFYGIKYIGPRIEASVLSFNKVLTKLYAQSVGVKTLDYKVLNLHKEQNVSLDFPCILKPARLGSSIGISIVKDESELKYAKDVAFEFDEDVVVEKFVSNIKEYNLAGCMIGEKMEFSIIEEPRKNEILDFEQKYLGFSESSKVSEANISEELKQKLRDNFTRIYNPLFKGALIRCDFFVIGDEVYLNEINPNPGSLANYLFEDFTNTVDNLAKNIELEKQIKIDYAFIHSINGQKGKL; translated from the coding sequence ATGATATATGGTGTAATTTTTGGTGCAAATTCTTATGAGCATGAAATTAGCATTGTGAGTGCTGTGGTATTAAAAAAAGTACTCAAAGCGCAAAAAAAATTTATATTTTGTGATAAAAATAAAGAATTTTTTCTTATAGATGAAGAAAAAATGAATGCAAAAACTTTTAGTAGTGGTGCTTATAAAAAAGAAAAAGTCTTGGTGCTAAAGCAGGGTGGGTTTTTTATAAAAACTATGTTAGGCGAGAAAAAACTTGACATTGATGTAGCGGTAAATATCGTACATGGAAAAGATGGCGAAGATGGCAAAATAGCTGCTTTGCTTGATTTTTATGGTATAAAATACATAGGACCGCGCATAGAAGCTAGTGTTTTATCTTTTAATAAGGTTTTAACTAAACTTTATGCACAAAGTGTAGGGGTAAAAACACTTGATTATAAAGTTTTAAATTTGCATAAAGAGCAAAATGTTTCTTTAGACTTTCCTTGTATTTTAAAGCCTGCAAGATTAGGTAGTAGCATAGGTATAAGTATAGTTAAAGATGAAAGCGAGCTTAAATATGCTAAAGATGTTGCTTTTGAATTTGATGAGGATGTTGTGGTTGAAAAATTTGTAAGCAATATTAAAGAATATAACTTAGCAGGTTGTATGATAGGTGAAAAAATGGAATTTTCTATCATTGAAGAGCCTAGAAAAAATGAAATTTTAGATTTTGAACAAAAATATTTAGGTTTTTCAGAAAGTTCTAAAGTCAGTGAAGCAAATATTAGTGAAGAATTAAAGCAAAAACTAAGGGATAATTTTACGAGAATTTACAATCCTTTATTTAAAGGAGCTTTGATTCGCTGTGATTTTTTTGTGATAGGTGATGAGGTTTATTTAAATGAGATCAATCCAAATCCAGGATCATTGGCAAATTATTTATTTGAAGATTTTACTAATACAGTTGATAATTTAGCAAAAAATATAGAGCTAGAAAAGCAAATTAAGATCGATTATGCTTTTATTCACAGTATTAATGGGCAAAAAGGTAAGTTATAA
- a CDS encoding alpha/beta fold hydrolase, protein MAKTRVYSNGYFYNLSYEIINPKCKKTILILHGWGANKELMKQAFEKPLNDFKQIYLDLPGFGNSSIDAPMDSYAYAKVVEDFLTTIEQKADYLMGHSFGGKVATIMCQNANFQGLILLSSAGVVLPKSFKVRFKIALFKILKNLPYGDFWRKFFISKDAQGMSEVMYETFKKVVNENLENEFQKLKNPILIFWGNEDKATPLKSGAIIHSLAQKGNFFALDGDHFFFLKHADFINEKIHEEFLKND, encoded by the coding sequence ATGGCAAAAACTAGAGTATATTCTAATGGATATTTTTATAATTTAAGTTATGAAATCATCAATCCAAAATGTAAAAAAACAATTCTTATTTTACACGGTTGGGGGGCTAATAAAGAGCTTATGAAACAAGCTTTTGAAAAGCCTTTGAATGATTTTAAACAAATTTATTTAGATTTGCCTGGTTTTGGAAATTCAAGCATAGATGCACCTATGGATTCTTATGCTTATGCTAAGGTTGTGGAAGACTTTTTAACTACAATTGAGCAAAAGGCAGATTATTTAATGGGGCATTCTTTTGGCGGAAAAGTTGCGACTATTATGTGTCAAAATGCTAATTTTCAAGGTTTAATTTTACTCTCTAGCGCAGGTGTGGTTTTACCAAAAAGCTTTAAAGTGAGGTTTAAAATAGCCTTGTTTAAAATTTTAAAAAATCTTCCTTATGGGGATTTTTGGAGGAAATTTTTTATTAGCAAAGACGCTCAAGGTATGAGTGAAGTGATGTATGAAACCTTTAAGAAGGTTGTTAATGAAAATTTAGAAAATGAATTTCAAAAGCTTAAAAACCCTATTTTGATTTTTTGGGGTAATGAAGATAAAGCTACGCCTTTAAAAAGTGGAGCGATTATCCATTCTTTAGCACAAAAAGGAAATTTTTTTGCATTAGATGGGGATCATTTTTTCTTTTTAAAACATGCTGATTTTATAAATGAAAAAATACATGAGGAATTTTTAAAAAATGATTAG
- a CDS encoding Mur ligase family protein — protein MISMIAFLSLNFLLGFYLILALQWYSYKFSRIILHFAKPLWHLYFLIIPYFAFVFSLYSGNFYLYFIVFALSLLYGGYLYKNLDKKLVFTARIKRYFLFLSLFTLVFMPFFWIGLEALVAAFLLSFLVEKINQNTFIKKANKKICDNSNLKIILITASFGKTSIKNFLYELLKDEFKCYKTPRSVNTFMGIVKDINENLENNTEIYIVEAGAREQNDILEIAEFLNPQICIVGEIGLAHLEYFKTQDNIRSAKLQALKSKRLEKYFLHSSTLYENEFYDDCLSDVRASLEGLDFKIRLDGNIYDFHANLLGAFNAYNISVCILLAHYLGIKIENIIKSVLNLKAVEHRLQVISKEPKFIIDDGFNGNFKGMSQSYELCKSYQGRKVLVTPGIVEVNEEENIKLCKIINECFDFVIITSEANSTILQKHITLDFYVLKEKSQLVQTLSKLTQNGDLILFSNDAPSFM, from the coding sequence ATGATTAGTATGATAGCTTTTTTAAGTTTGAATTTTTTACTTGGATTTTACCTGATTTTAGCTTTGCAATGGTACTCTTATAAATTCTCACGCATAATTTTACATTTTGCTAAGCCTTTGTGGCATTTATATTTTTTAATAATTCCTTATTTTGCTTTTGTGTTTTCTTTGTATAGCGGAAATTTTTATTTATATTTTATAGTTTTTGCTTTATCTTTGTTATATGGTGGGTACTTATATAAAAATTTAGATAAAAAGCTGGTTTTTACTGCTAGGATTAAGCGTTATTTTTTATTTTTGTCGCTTTTTACTTTAGTATTTATGCCATTTTTTTGGATAGGTTTAGAAGCTTTAGTAGCTGCATTTTTATTAAGCTTTTTAGTAGAAAAAATAAACCAAAATACATTTATAAAAAAGGCAAATAAAAAGATTTGTGATAATTCAAATTTAAAAATTATTCTAATTACTGCTAGTTTTGGAAAAACAAGTATAAAAAATTTTTTATACGAACTTTTAAAAGATGAGTTTAAGTGCTATAAAACTCCAAGAAGTGTTAATACTTTCATGGGTATAGTAAAAGATATCAATGAAAATTTAGAAAATAATACTGAAATTTATATCGTAGAAGCTGGCGCAAGAGAGCAAAATGATATTTTAGAAATTGCAGAGTTTTTAAATCCTCAAATTTGTATAGTGGGTGAGATTGGTTTGGCGCATTTGGAGTATTTTAAAACTCAAGATAACATCCGCAGTGCTAAGTTGCAAGCTTTAAAATCCAAGCGTTTAGAAAAATACTTTTTACACTCAAGCACCTTATATGAAAATGAATTTTATGATGATTGTTTAAGTGATGTTAGGGCAAGTTTAGAAGGTTTAGATTTTAAAATAAGATTAGATGGTAATATTTATGATTTTCATGCAAATTTACTAGGCGCTTTTAATGCTTATAATATTAGTGTGTGTATTTTACTTGCTCATTATTTAGGAATTAAAATAGAAAATATTATAAAAAGTGTATTAAATTTAAAAGCAGTAGAACATCGTTTGCAAGTGATTTCTAAAGAGCCTAAATTTATCATAGATGATGGTTTTAATGGAAATTTTAAAGGTATGAGTCAAAGCTATGAGCTTTGTAAAAGCTATCAAGGAAGAAAAGTTTTGGTAACTCCTGGTATAGTTGAAGTTAATGAAGAAGAAAATATAAAATTATGTAAGATAATCAATGAGTGTTTTGATTTTGTAATTATTACTTCAGAGGCTAATAGCACGATTTTGCAAAAACATATTACATTAGATTTTTATGTATTAAAAGAAAAATCTCAACTTGTGCAAACTTTATCAAAATTAACCCAAAATGGAGATTTGATTTTATTTTCTAATGATGCACCAAGTTTTATGTAA